Part of the Petrotoga olearia DSM 13574 genome, ATTACCACAAGGGATTTAGGTATATATGGCTTGGGACCTTCTCCCCTGACATAATTTTTCATTTCTTCTAAAATTGTTAAAGAGTCAAAAACTTTTTCATGGTCAGATCCTTCAATGGGAAGCTTTCTACCCTTGTTGAATCCAGTTGAAACAAATATTACATCGTTTTTTGCTTTTAATTCTTCCAAAGTGATATCCTTTCCAACTTTTGTATTTGTTATTATCTTTACTCCCAGAGACTTTATATAACTTACATCCTGCTCAAAAGCTGAATCTGGAAGTCTATATGAAGGACCTCCGTAATTAAGAACACCGCCTGGCCTGTTCTTTTCTTCATAAACAGTAATTTCAAATCCCATTAAAGATAAGAAATAAGCTGCAGAAAGCCCAGCAGGTCCGGCTCCAACGATGGCAATCTTAGCGTTAGCCTTTTTTATAACTTCTTGATCTAAAATTTCTGGATATTTATCCTTCGGGATGTTGTCCACTATATATCTTTTCAACCATCTTATGGCTATAGGCTCTCCTCTGTGACCTATTGTACAAACTGTCTCACATTTGTGAGTACACATTCTCCCACATACAGCAGGCAAAGGATTCGTTTTATAAAGATCTTTCAATCCTGTTTGAAGATCATCAGTGAATATATCTTTTATGTAATCTGCGATGTTCATATGGGCTGGACATGTCTTTTCACAAATATTACACTCCACACATCTTGAAGCCTCTCTAACAGCCTGTTCTTTTGAAAATCCTTTAACCATCTCTATGAATGATGTTTTTCTGATTTCTGGTGGATCAATTTCCATCTCTTCCCTTTCTAAGTCAAGCAGGTCTGAATCTTCATCTCTAACATAACCTAATGGTTTTTTAATTCCATGGATTCCTTCCTCTGTGGGTATAAAAAAGAAGGTGTTCGGATCTTTAGATATATGTAAATATTCTTTGGTCATCTGTAATGAACCCGTGGTACATATATCCACACATAAACCACAAAAGCTGCATCTTCCATAATCTATAGAAGGCCTTTGGGGTTTAGAGCCTTCCACATCTGGAAGTTCTTCGATCTCTATCATAGTTATAGCGTCTGTTGGGCATATTTTTGAACAAGTACCGCAACCAATACATTTTTCCCAGTCGTTTATATGAAAACCTCTATATCTATCTGAAGCTTCTCGAGGTGTTATTAGAATATCTTCCATAGGAACGGTAACAGGCTTTTTAGAAAGGTATTTCCAAGCTCTTGCTGGAGCAAAAAAACTTTTTTCAGGCGTATTCACCTTATTCACCTCTTTCTTTATTTTTTATCTATCTATTTCAGGAGGACATACCCCCATTGTATCCATCCAAAGAGCAGCATCATCTATCCTCGTACCCGGCAAATACTTTTCTACCCCCAACAAGCCTTGTGGATAAGACGCTCCTCTAACAGCGACTCTATAGGGTTTATCTTCTCCTTCTGAAACCATATAATATCCGTACTCTCCCCTTGCGCTTTCTACATGGGTGTAAACTTGCCCTTTTGGAACACGCCATCGTAAGGCGCTTCCACTAGATATTTTGTTCCATACCTTCCCTTTTTTGGGCATTTTTTCAAGTATCTGTCTTATTATTTTTATACTCTGATAGGTTTCGAGGTATTTGAAATAAACCCTTGTATATCCATCTGAGTAATTTGCCGTTGGAACATAAAATTCTACTTGGTCATACCTTGCGTATGGGTCTACTTTTCTAATATCGTATGCTTCTCCCACAGCTGATCTCATACCTATTCCAGTAACTCCCAACTCCCAAACAACCTCGGCAGGTAACAACAGCTTATCTTTGGTTCTTCTCTGAAAGAGGGGGTTCTTAATAATCAAATCTTCGTATTCTGGAAGTCGATTTTCTAAGTAATCGAGAAAACTCTTTATCTTTTCAATAGCTTCTTCACTCAAGTCTTTTCTTACACCACCAGGCACTATATACATATGATATATTCTTGCTCCGGTTATTTCTTCAAAAATATCTAATATAAGATCTCTATCTGCGAGTCCCCAATTTGGCCCAGTGTATAGCCCAACAGGTCCTCCTATTCCCCCAAGGGACATTAGATGGTTTGCGATTCTTGCTAGCTCTAAGATTATCATCCTTATCCAATGAGCCTTTTCAGGTACCTCGATTCCTGTCAACTCCTCTATCGCCATGGCGTACACCATCTCATTTGTATCAGGTTCTGGAACACAAATTCTTGGTATGAGTGCGAGGTTATTCATCCAAAGTCTTCTTTCCATAAGCTTTTCAAATCCTCTATGCAACATTCCGGGCATAGGTCTTGCCCTGACGATGGTGTCTCCATCAACGTACATATGAACACTAAAATTCCCATGCATGCCTGGATGATTTGGCCCTAAGTATAATTTAAGTTCTTTCATTTATTTCACCTTCTTTAATGGCATCTTTCACCGCGTTTTTGGAAACTTCCACATCATACTTTCTATCAGGAAATTTACGTTTAGAATACTCTAAGGGGTCAAAATCTTTTCTCATAGGAGGTTTATCATCCCATAATTCTAAGAAAAGAGGTTTTTCTGAATCCAAGTTACCTTCAAACTTT contains:
- a CDS encoding NADH-quinone oxidoreductase subunit D, giving the protein MKELKLYLGPNHPGMHGNFSVHMYVDGDTIVRARPMPGMLHRGFEKLMERRLWMNNLALIPRICVPEPDTNEMVYAMAIEELTGIEVPEKAHWIRMIILELARIANHLMSLGGIGGPVGLYTGPNWGLADRDLILDIFEEITGARIYHMYIVPGGVRKDLSEEAIEKIKSFLDYLENRLPEYEDLIIKNPLFQRRTKDKLLLPAEVVWELGVTGIGMRSAVGEAYDIRKVDPYARYDQVEFYVPTANYSDGYTRVYFKYLETYQSIKIIRQILEKMPKKGKVWNKISSGSALRWRVPKGQVYTHVESARGEYGYYMVSEGEDKPYRVAVRGASYPQGLLGVEKYLPGTRIDDAALWMDTMGVCPPEIDR
- a CDS encoding FAD-dependent oxidoreductase → MNTPEKSFFAPARAWKYLSKKPVTVPMEDILITPREASDRYRGFHINDWEKCIGCGTCSKICPTDAITMIEIEELPDVEGSKPQRPSIDYGRCSFCGLCVDICTTGSLQMTKEYLHISKDPNTFFFIPTEEGIHGIKKPLGYVRDEDSDLLDLEREEMEIDPPEIRKTSFIEMVKGFSKEQAVREASRCVECNICEKTCPAHMNIADYIKDIFTDDLQTGLKDLYKTNPLPAVCGRMCTHKCETVCTIGHRGEPIAIRWLKRYIVDNIPKDKYPEILDQEVIKKANAKIAIVGAGPAGLSAAYFLSLMGFEITVYEEKNRPGGVLNYGGPSYRLPDSAFEQDVSYIKSLGVKIITNTKVGKDITLEELKAKNDVIFVSTGFNKGRKLPIEGSDHEKVFDSLTILEEMKNYVRGEGPKPYIPKSLVVIGGGNVAMDVARSMLRLQNLEYKKSEVHVLSLERSFDEMPADEDEIVEGKEEGVIFHPGWGPVKVIVENGELKGVLFRKCVEVFDKNGRFNPKYDENNTITINADMVVMTVGQAPDYSYLPEDIQKNTKIERGKIKTNEYGQVEGVPWLFAGGDIVHGPDIIHGVADGHKAAQGIDQYIMAKQLSK